One region of Triticum aestivum cultivar Chinese Spring chromosome 6B, IWGSC CS RefSeq v2.1, whole genome shotgun sequence genomic DNA includes:
- the LOC123133810 gene encoding eukaryotic initiation factor 4A-6-like codes for NRCFYLLQIYDIFQLLPSKIQVVVFSATMPPEALEITRKFMNKPVRILVKRDELTLEGIKQFYVNVEKEEWKLDTLCDLYETLAITQSVIFVNTRRKVDWLSDKMRGRDHIVSATHGDMDQNTRDIIMREFRSGSSRVLITTDLLARGIDVQQVSLVINYDLPIQPENYLHRIGRSGRFGRKGVAINFVTREDERMLFDIQKFYNVVIEELPANVADLL; via the coding sequence AACAGGTGTTTTTATCTGTTGCAGATCTATGATATCTTCCAGCTTCTTCCATCAAAGATTCAGGTTGTGGTGTTCTCTGCTACCATGCCTCCTGAGGCCCTTGAGATAACCCGCAAGTTCATGAACAAGCCTGTGAGGATTCTTGTCAAGAGAGATGAGCTTACCCTTGAGGGTATCAAGCAATTCTATGTCAACGTGGAGAAGGAAGAGTGGAAGCTGGATACACTCTGTGACCTGTACGAGACCTTGGCAATTACCCAGAGTGTCATCTTTGTGAACACCCGCCGCAAGGTGGACTGGCTCAGCGACAAGATGAGGGGAAGGGATCACATTGTCTCTGCCACGCACGGAGACATGGACCAGAACACTAGGGACATCATCATGAGGGAGTTCAGATCTGGATCTTCTCGTGTGCTCATCACCACCGACCTGCTGGCCCGTGGTATTGATGTGCAGCAAGTCTCCCTTGTCATCAACTATGACCTGCCGATTCAGCCTGAGAACTACCTCCATCGCATTGGTCGTAGTGGTCGGTTTGGGAGGAAGGGAGTTGCCATCAACTTTGTCACCCGTGAAGATGAGAGGATGTTGTTTGACATCCAGAAGTTCTACAACGTGGTCATTGAGGAGCTCCCGGCCAATGTCGCTGACCTTCTCTAG